In the genome of Pseudomonas bubulae, one region contains:
- a CDS encoding disulfide bond formation protein B produces the protein MTNDMLQLGREKRFLVLLGVICLALIGGALYMQIVLGEAPCPLCILQRYALLLIAIFAFIGAAMPGRRSLTVFEVLVVLSAIGGIAAAGRHVYILAHPAVSCGLDVLQPIVDGLPLAAVFPLGFQVDGFCSTPYPPVLGLSLAQWALVAFVMTAVLVPLGIYRNRKQSS, from the coding sequence ATGACCAATGACATGTTGCAACTGGGCCGGGAGAAACGCTTCCTGGTCCTGCTCGGGGTGATCTGCCTGGCGCTGATCGGCGGCGCGCTGTACATGCAGATCGTGCTCGGCGAGGCACCTTGCCCGCTGTGTATCCTGCAACGCTATGCACTGCTGCTGATCGCGATCTTTGCCTTTATCGGTGCAGCCATGCCTGGCCGGCGCAGCCTCACCGTGTTTGAAGTGCTGGTGGTGCTCAGTGCCATCGGTGGTATTGCCGCCGCCGGGCGCCACGTCTATATCCTCGCTCACCCGGCCGTGAGCTGCGGTCTTGATGTGTTGCAGCCAATCGTCGATGGTCTGCCGTTGGCAGCCGTGTTCCCCCTGGGGTTTCAGGTCGACGGGTTTTGCTCCACCCCATACCCGCCGGTGCTTGGTCTGTCGCTGGCACAGTGGGCACTGGTGGCCTTTGTAATGACTGCGGTGCTGGTGCCACTGGGCATCTATCGCAACCGGAAACAATCGAGCTGA
- the cyoA gene encoding ubiquinol oxidase subunit II, which translates to MTKKRYPRLLGLLPLFGTLLLGGCNMTLLDPVGQVGIEERNLIITATLLMLLVVVPVIIMTLVFAWKYRASNTSATYTPKWSHSTKIEVVIWTVPILIIIALGVITYKSTHALDPYRPLESDVKPITIEVVAMDWKWMFIYPEQGIATVNKIVFPANTPVNFRITSDTVMNSFFIPGLGGQIYAMAGMTTKLHLIANRNAEMEGISANYSGAGFTGMKFKAIATTQADFDAWVSEVKASPKQLDQAEYEALSKPSQNNPVELFSSYTPNLFQKIVDKYEGMTPGKPVKHEKKEVAGTDVVDMSSHSAAGAEE; encoded by the coding sequence ATGACTAAAAAAAGGTACCCCAGACTCCTTGGCTTATTGCCACTTTTCGGCACGCTGCTGCTGGGAGGTTGCAACATGACATTGCTCGATCCGGTGGGGCAGGTCGGGATCGAAGAGCGGAATCTGATCATCACTGCAACACTGCTGATGCTTCTGGTCGTGGTGCCGGTCATCATTATGACCCTCGTCTTCGCGTGGAAATATCGCGCGTCGAACACCAGCGCTACCTATACACCTAAATGGTCGCACTCCACCAAGATCGAAGTCGTGATCTGGACTGTGCCAATTCTGATCATCATCGCCCTGGGCGTGATCACCTACAAGTCGACCCACGCGCTGGACCCTTATCGTCCGCTCGAGTCCGACGTCAAGCCGATTACCATCGAAGTGGTGGCAATGGACTGGAAGTGGATGTTCATCTATCCGGAACAGGGTATCGCTACCGTCAACAAGATCGTGTTCCCGGCCAACACCCCGGTCAATTTCCGTATCACCTCTGACACGGTCATGAACTCGTTCTTCATTCCAGGCCTGGGCGGTCAGATCTACGCCATGGCCGGGATGACGACCAAGCTGCACCTGATTGCCAACCGCAACGCTGAAATGGAAGGCATCTCTGCCAACTACAGCGGTGCCGGTTTCACGGGCATGAAATTCAAAGCGATCGCGACTACTCAGGCTGATTTCGATGCTTGGGTAAGTGAAGTCAAAGCATCACCTAAACAGCTTGACCAAGCTGAATACGAAGCCTTGAGCAAGCCAAGTCAGAACAACCCCGTTGAACTGTTCTCCTCGTACACACCGAACCTGTTTCAGAAAATCGTCGACAAGTACGAAGGTATGACGCCAGGCAAGCCGGTGAAGCACGAGAAGAAAGAAGTGGCCGGGACCGATGTGGTGGACATGAGTTCGCATTCAGCTGCCGGGGCAGAGGAGTAA
- a CDS encoding cytochrome o ubiquinol oxidase subunit III, with translation MSNLATTAGHAHGHDHEHEEHHDAGETTIFGFWLYLMTDCILFASIFAVYAVLVNNVAGGPSGHDIFELPYVLGETALLLFSSITYGFAMLALFKGKKQQVLFWLAMTFLLGAGFIAMEINEFHLLISEGYGPSRSGFLSGFFTLVGTHGLHVTSGLIWMAIMMYQVQKNGLTSTNKTRLSCLSLFWHFLDVVWICVFTVVYLMGTL, from the coding sequence ATGTCGAACTTAGCGACCACTGCTGGACACGCTCATGGTCACGACCATGAGCATGAGGAACACCACGACGCGGGCGAGACAACCATTTTTGGTTTCTGGCTCTACCTGATGACCGACTGCATCTTGTTTGCATCGATCTTCGCGGTATACGCGGTATTGGTAAACAACGTTGCAGGTGGCCCGTCGGGCCACGACATCTTCGAACTGCCGTACGTACTGGGTGAAACTGCCCTGCTGCTGTTCAGTTCGATCACCTACGGCTTCGCCATGCTGGCGTTGTTCAAGGGCAAGAAACAGCAGGTGCTGTTCTGGCTGGCCATGACCTTCCTGCTCGGTGCAGGCTTCATCGCCATGGAAATCAACGAGTTCCACCTGTTGATCTCCGAGGGCTACGGCCCTAGCCGTTCGGGCTTCCTGTCTGGCTTCTTCACCCTGGTCGGTACCCACGGTCTGCACGTGACCAGCGGTCTGATCTGGATGGCGATCATGATGTACCAGGTGCAGAAAAACGGCCTGACCTCGACCAACAAGACCCGCCTGAGCTGCCTGAGCCTGTTCTGGCACTTCCTGGACGTGGTGTGGATCTGCGTATTCACCGTTGTTTACCTGATGGGGACTTTGTAA
- the cyoB gene encoding cytochrome o ubiquinol oxidase subunit I produces the protein MFGKLSWEAVPFHEPIVMVTIAMIALGGLALFAAITYFKKWTYLWTEWLTSVDHKKIGVMYIIVAMVMLLRGFADAIMMRTQLAMATEGSPGYLPPEHYDQIFTAHGVIMIIFMAMPFFTGLMNLAVPLQIGARDVAYPFLNSLSFWLLVSGVVLVNLSLGVGEFAKTGWVAYPPLSGLQYSPGVGMDYYIWALQLSGLGTTLTGVNFLATVLKMRAPGMKLMDMPIFTWTCTWANVLIVASFPILTATLALLTLDRYMDFHIFTNELGGNPMMYVNLFWAWGHPEVYILILPAFGIFSEVISTFTGKRLFGHHSMVYASGAISVLGFMVWLHHFFTMGSGASVNAFFGLATMLISIPTGVKLFNWLFTIYQGRLRFTSQVLWTLGFMVTFAIGGMTGVLLAIPGADFVLHNSLFVIAHFHNVIIGGAVFGYIAGFSFYFPKAFGFKLNETWGKRAFWFWIVGFFIAFMPLYALGFMGMTRRLNASTNPEWVPYLYVALFGAVLIAMGIASQLIQLYVSVRDRNKPENACEFGDPWNAHTLEWSTSSPPPFYNFAVLPKVDGIDPFTEAKENGTAYQVPAKYSPIHMPNNTATGVYMGALLTVFGFAMIWHIWWLAIVGLVGTVVVFVAHAARDDQGYMVPVETIERIEAEQHKRLVAAKAIPATRVETKLEQA, from the coding sequence ATGTTTGGTAAATTAAGTTGGGAAGCGGTCCCGTTCCACGAGCCGATCGTGATGGTGACCATCGCCATGATCGCGCTGGGTGGTCTGGCACTGTTTGCAGCAATCACGTATTTCAAGAAGTGGACCTACCTGTGGACCGAATGGCTAACGTCAGTCGACCACAAGAAAATCGGCGTGATGTACATCATCGTCGCCATGGTCATGCTGCTGCGCGGCTTTGCCGACGCAATCATGATGCGTACCCAGCTGGCCATGGCCACCGAGGGTTCGCCTGGCTACCTGCCACCTGAACACTATGACCAGATCTTCACCGCTCACGGTGTGATCATGATCATCTTCATGGCGATGCCATTCTTCACCGGCCTGATGAACCTTGCAGTGCCGCTGCAGATCGGCGCCCGTGACGTGGCCTACCCGTTCCTCAACTCCCTGAGCTTCTGGCTGCTGGTGTCCGGCGTTGTGCTGGTCAACCTGTCGCTGGGCGTCGGCGAGTTCGCCAAGACCGGTTGGGTTGCCTATCCGCCGCTGTCGGGCTTGCAGTACAGTCCGGGCGTGGGGATGGATTACTACATCTGGGCTCTACAGCTATCGGGGTTAGGTACGACGTTAACCGGGGTTAACTTCCTGGCGACCGTACTGAAGATGCGTGCTCCAGGCATGAAACTGATGGACATGCCGATCTTCACCTGGACCTGCACCTGGGCAAACGTCCTGATCGTGGCTTCGTTCCCGATCCTGACCGCTACCCTGGCACTGCTGACACTTGACCGTTACATGGATTTCCACATTTTCACCAATGAACTTGGTGGCAATCCAATGATGTACGTCAACCTGTTCTGGGCGTGGGGTCACCCTGAGGTGTACATCCTCATTCTGCCGGCGTTCGGTATCTTCTCCGAAGTTATCTCCACGTTCACCGGCAAGCGTCTGTTCGGTCACCACTCGATGGTCTACGCCTCCGGCGCGATCTCGGTGCTGGGCTTCATGGTTTGGCTGCACCACTTCTTCACCATGGGTTCGGGTGCCAGCGTCAACGCCTTCTTCGGTCTGGCGACGATGCTGATTTCGATCCCGACGGGGGTGAAGCTATTCAACTGGCTGTTCACCATCTACCAGGGCCGTCTGCGCTTCACCAGCCAGGTTCTGTGGACCCTGGGCTTTATGGTGACCTTCGCCATCGGCGGCATGACTGGCGTACTGCTGGCCATCCCGGGTGCTGACTTCGTACTGCACAACAGCCTGTTCGTTATTGCTCACTTCCATAACGTGATCATCGGCGGCGCAGTATTCGGTTACATCGCAGGCTTCAGCTTCTACTTCCCGAAAGCGTTCGGCTTCAAGTTGAACGAAACCTGGGGCAAGCGCGCGTTCTGGTTCTGGATCGTCGGCTTCTTCATCGCCTTTATGCCGCTCTATGCACTGGGCTTCATGGGCATGACCCGTCGTCTGAACGCCAGCACCAACCCTGAGTGGGTGCCTTACCTGTACGTAGCCCTGTTCGGCGCAGTACTGATTGCCATGGGTATCGCCAGCCAGCTGATCCAGCTGTATGTCAGCGTCCGTGACCGCAACAAGCCAGAGAACGCCTGCGAATTCGGCGATCCATGGAATGCTCACACGCTGGAATGGTCGACTTCGTCGCCACCACCGTTCTACAACTTTGCTGTACTGCCAAAAGTCGACGGTATCGACCCGTTCACCGAAGCCAAGGAAAACGGCACTGCGTACCAGGTTCCGGCCAAGTACTCGCCTATCCACATGCCTAACAACACCGCTACCGGTGTGTACATGGGTGCTTTGCTGACCGTCTTCGGTTTCGCGATGATCTGGCACATCTGGTGGCTGGCCATCGTGGGTCTGGTAGGTACGGTTGTTGTCTTCGTTGCTCACGCCGCCCGTGACGACCAAGGCTACATGGTGCCGGTCGAGACCATCGAGCGTATCGAGGCCGAGCAGCACAAGCGTCTGGTAGCCGCCAAAGCAATTCCGGCTACTCGTGTTGAAACCAAGTTGGAACAGGCTTAA